One Coccinella septempunctata chromosome 1, icCocSept1.1, whole genome shotgun sequence DNA window includes the following coding sequences:
- the LOC123311043 gene encoding lysophosphatidylserine lipase ABHD12-like — translation MNSLGLIISIILLLLVILAAVLVFLLIPIILSRSPYLLRKTLFTTGGAATNKLYYDRNTKPGVRNFYITFQDETGKDINIGAYHFLPKEYILNQTEDIPPSEYERLLNNSPYNVLLLFHGRGQSRASFGNKYEMLSSIFHVIVFDYRCFGDSSKAILSEYGLVRDCVHIFKWLRNRTSSSIYVWGQSLGSALCIETVYMLNKENIIPKGMILEASFTTLREAVLDSPVGRIFSWVPWFSSLLDGYESNGFVFKSSIHLTEIRCPVMIMHAVDDEVIPFNQGMKLYEVVIRRPIKINIAKFLPIAASYRCGHDFIYKFPNFTSQIMDFMTICDSEFNMTEGI, via the exons ATGAACAGTTTAGGTttgattatttcaattattct GTTATTACTGGTGATATTAGCTGCAgtattggtatttttattgattcccaTTATCCTTTCACGATCGCCCTATTTACTACGTAAAACATTATTCACAACTG GAGGTGCGGCTACTAATAAATTATATTATGATCGAAATACTAAACCAGGAGTTCGTAACTTTTATATAACATTTCAAGATGAAACAGGAAAAGATATTAACATAGGCGCTTACCATTTTCTACCCAAAGAATATATTCTCAATCAAACAGAAGATATACCTCCTTCAGAATATGAGAGACTCTTGAATAATAGTCCTTACAATGTGTTACTTCTATTTCACGGTAGGGGACAGAGTAGAGCTTCATTtggaaataaatatgaaatgcTCAGTTCAATATTTCATGTTATTGTATTTGATTATAGAT GTTTTGGGGATTCTTCAAAAGCCATTTTGTCTGAGTATGGCTTGGTGAGAGACTGTGTTCATATATTCAAGTGGTTGAGAAACAGAACGTCTTCTTCTATTTATGTATGGGGTCAATCTTTAGGGTCTGCTTTATGCATAGAAACTGTATATATGTTGAATAAAGAGAATATTATACCTAAAGGTATGATATTAGAAGCCAGTTTTACAACCTTGAGGGAAGCAGTTCTGGATTCTCCTGTAGGAAGA ATATTCTCTTGGGTTCCTTGGTTCTCATCATTACTGGATGGTTATGAAAGTAATGGTTTTGTTTTCAAATCTTCTATTCATTTAACAGAGATTCGCTGTCCTGTTATGATAATGCATGCTGTTGACGATGAAGTGATACCCTTCAATCAGGGAATGAAG CTCTACGAAGTTGTCATACGAAGACCTATAAAGATCAACATTGCCAAATTTTTACCTATAGCTGCCAGTTATAGATGTGGTCATGATTTCATCTATAAATTTCCCAATTTCACTAGTCAAATAAT GGATTTTATGACCATCTGTGACTCGGAGTTCAACATGACTGAAGGAATTTGA